Proteins encoded together in one Caldicellulosiruptor saccharolyticus DSM 8903 window:
- the rpoB gene encoding DNA-directed RNA polymerase subunit beta, with translation MSYGKVKEVLDLPYLLEIQKKSFQWFLDEGLREVLREISPIKDYTENLLLEFVDYYFDGPPKYSEQECKERDATYARPLKVKVRLINKETGEIKEQDIYMGEFPIMTETGTFIINGAERVIVSQLIRSPGCYFASSIDKQGRKIFSGTIIPNRGAWLEFETDTSELLSVRLDRTRKVSLTTLLKAFGLYNQQLIFNKLGEDERLKASLEKEANKGEIGNPVENALLEIYRRLRPGEPPNVENAKNLLERMYFDPRGYDLAKVGRYKLNKKLSLWKRIFNKRAAEDIVDKRTGEILVKEGEIISREAALNIQDAGINEVLVYVEDDKVFKVVGNNTVKLDRYVDFDVSDLNIKELVYLPVLNEILSTTNDVNEIKQLIKERERELVPYCLTRDDVFAATSYFLGLKYGIGHIDDIDHLGNRRVRAVGELLQNQFRIGLARMERVIRERMTIQDIDSVTPQTLINIRPVTAAIKEFFGSSPLSQFMDQVNPLAALTNKRRLSALGPGGLSRDRAGFEVRDVHHSHYGRMCPIETPEGPNIGLITSLATYARVNEYGFLETPYRKVDKKEARVTDEVVYLTADEEDTYKIAQATEPVDEEGRFINQRITVRFGEDIIEVDKHEVDLVDISPKQIVSVSTSLIPFLENDDANRALMGSNMQRQAVPLLTTESPIIGTGVEYRAAVDSGVCVLAKKDGIVEKVSADEIVIQNHDGTKDVYHLLKFKRTNQGTCFNQRPIVRKGQEVKTGEVIADGPSTDHGELALGKNVLVAFMPWEGYNYEDAILISERLVKEDVYTSIHIEEYECEARDTKLGPEEITRDIPNIGEDAIKDLDERGIIRIGAEVKSGDILVGKVTPKGETELTAEERLLRAIFGEKARETRDTSLRVPHGEGGIVVDVKVFSRDKGDELPPGVNQLVRVYVAQKRKISVGDKMAGRHGNKGVISRILPVEDMPFLPDGTPVDIVLNPLGVPSRMNIGQILETHLGYAAKALGWKVATPVFDGAKEEDIEEALNLAGLSPNGKTILYDGRTGEPFDNEVTVGYMYMLKLVHLVDDKIHARSTGPYSLVTQQPLGGKAQFGGQRFGEMEVWALEAYGAAYTLQELLTVKSDDVTGRVKTYEAIVKGENIPEPGIPESFKVLVKELQSLCLDVKLLSEDNKEIELKESIDEDEQPQGLGAFERGLEEVENGEEDDDKEKFYEDLMDASQEQDESADDDIDE, from the coding sequence ATGAGCTATGGGAAGGTAAAAGAGGTTCTGGATTTGCCATATCTATTGGAAATCCAGAAAAAGTCATTTCAGTGGTTTTTAGACGAAGGACTTAGAGAGGTTTTGCGAGAGATTTCTCCTATCAAAGACTACACAGAGAATTTGCTTTTAGAGTTTGTTGACTATTACTTTGACGGGCCACCAAAATATTCAGAACAAGAGTGTAAGGAAAGAGATGCAACATATGCAAGGCCCCTAAAGGTTAAGGTAAGGCTCATTAACAAAGAAACAGGTGAGATAAAAGAGCAGGACATTTATATGGGCGAATTTCCAATAATGACTGAAACCGGAACCTTTATAATCAATGGTGCTGAAAGAGTAATTGTAAGCCAGCTCATACGCTCACCTGGGTGCTATTTTGCATCTTCAATTGACAAACAGGGTCGGAAGATTTTTTCTGGTACTATAATTCCAAACAGGGGCGCATGGCTTGAGTTTGAGACAGATACAAGCGAACTTCTATCTGTAAGACTTGATAGAACAAGGAAAGTTTCTTTAACCACCTTGCTCAAGGCATTTGGTCTTTACAATCAGCAACTAATATTTAACAAATTAGGAGAAGACGAGAGATTAAAAGCATCCTTAGAAAAAGAGGCAAATAAGGGTGAGATAGGGAATCCTGTTGAAAATGCACTTTTGGAGATTTACAGAAGACTGAGGCCTGGAGAGCCGCCAAATGTTGAAAATGCAAAAAATCTTCTTGAAAGGATGTATTTTGACCCAAGAGGTTATGATTTGGCAAAAGTTGGAAGATACAAATTGAATAAAAAATTATCATTGTGGAAAAGAATTTTCAACAAAAGAGCTGCTGAGGATATTGTTGATAAGAGAACAGGCGAGATATTAGTAAAGGAAGGAGAAATTATTTCAAGAGAGGCAGCACTTAATATTCAGGATGCAGGAATTAATGAGGTATTGGTATATGTAGAGGATGACAAGGTGTTCAAGGTAGTTGGGAATAACACTGTGAAGCTTGACAGGTATGTGGATTTTGATGTATCCGATTTGAATATCAAAGAACTTGTGTATTTGCCTGTTTTAAATGAGATTTTGTCCACAACAAACGATGTAAATGAAATAAAACAGCTGATAAAAGAGAGAGAAAGAGAGCTTGTTCCATATTGTCTTACAAGAGATGATGTATTTGCTGCGACAAGTTATTTCTTGGGCTTGAAATATGGCATTGGTCATATAGATGACATAGACCATCTTGGAAACAGAAGGGTCAGGGCTGTTGGTGAGCTTTTACAAAACCAGTTTAGAATTGGTCTTGCGCGAATGGAAAGAGTCATTCGCGAGAGAATGACAATACAGGATATTGATTCTGTCACACCACAGACATTGATAAATATTAGACCTGTAACAGCTGCAATTAAAGAATTCTTTGGTTCAAGCCCACTTTCTCAGTTTATGGACCAGGTAAACCCACTTGCAGCGCTGACCAACAAGAGAAGACTTTCTGCATTAGGGCCTGGTGGACTTTCAAGAGACAGGGCAGGATTTGAAGTAAGAGATGTTCACCACTCTCACTATGGAAGGATGTGCCCTATAGAGACGCCAGAAGGGCCAAACATTGGTCTTATTACATCACTTGCAACATATGCAAGAGTTAACGAATATGGATTTTTAGAAACCCCTTATAGGAAAGTTGACAAAAAAGAAGCGAGAGTAACTGATGAGGTAGTGTATCTTACAGCAGACGAGGAGGACACATACAAGATAGCTCAGGCAACAGAACCTGTAGACGAAGAAGGGAGGTTTATAAACCAAAGAATTACTGTGAGATTTGGTGAAGATATCATTGAGGTTGACAAGCATGAGGTAGACCTTGTTGATATATCGCCAAAACAGATTGTTTCAGTTTCTACATCATTAATCCCATTTTTAGAGAATGACGACGCAAACCGTGCACTTATGGGTTCTAACATGCAACGTCAGGCGGTACCACTTTTGACTACAGAATCGCCGATTATTGGAACAGGTGTTGAGTACAGAGCTGCGGTAGACTCTGGTGTTTGTGTACTTGCCAAAAAAGATGGTATTGTTGAAAAAGTATCTGCTGATGAAATTGTCATCCAGAATCATGATGGTACAAAGGACGTATATCACCTTTTGAAATTTAAGAGGACAAACCAAGGCACATGTTTCAACCAGCGACCAATTGTAAGAAAAGGTCAAGAAGTAAAAACAGGAGAGGTTATAGCAGACGGTCCATCAACCGACCATGGCGAGCTTGCACTTGGTAAAAATGTCCTTGTTGCGTTCATGCCATGGGAAGGTTATAACTATGAAGATGCTATATTGATTTCTGAAAGACTTGTAAAAGAGGATGTATACACATCCATTCATATAGAGGAATACGAGTGTGAAGCAAGAGACACAAAGCTGGGACCAGAAGAGATTACAAGGGATATACCAAATATTGGTGAGGATGCAATAAAAGACTTAGATGAAAGAGGAATTATCAGAATTGGTGCAGAAGTGAAAAGTGGAGACATTCTTGTAGGTAAGGTCACACCAAAAGGTGAGACAGAACTCACTGCTGAGGAAAGACTTCTTCGTGCTATCTTTGGTGAAAAGGCAAGAGAGACAAGAGATACATCTTTGAGAGTACCTCACGGTGAGGGTGGAATAGTTGTTGATGTAAAAGTATTCTCACGTGACAAAGGCGATGAGCTGCCGCCTGGTGTAAACCAGCTTGTAAGAGTATATGTTGCACAGAAGAGAAAGATTTCAGTTGGCGACAAGATGGCAGGAAGACACGGAAACAAAGGGGTTATTTCAAGGATTTTACCTGTTGAAGATATGCCATTTTTACCAGATGGTACTCCGGTTGATATAGTGTTAAACCCATTAGGTGTGCCGTCACGTATGAACATTGGTCAGATTTTGGAGACACACTTGGGATATGCAGCAAAGGCGCTTGGCTGGAAAGTTGCAACACCTGTATTTGACGGTGCAAAAGAGGAAGACATTGAAGAAGCATTGAATCTTGCAGGACTTTCACCAAATGGAAAGACTATCCTATATGATGGCAGAACAGGCGAACCATTTGATAATGAAGTCACTGTAGGATACATGTATATGTTAAAGCTTGTTCATCTTGTTGATGATAAGATTCACGCACGCTCAACCGGACCATATTCGCTTGTTACACAACAGCCGCTTGGTGGTAAAGCTCAGTTTGGTGGCCAGAGATTTGGTGAGATGGAGGTTTGGGCACTTGAGGCATATGGTGCTGCGTATACGCTGCAAGAGCTTTTGACTGTTAAATCTGACGATGTGACAGGTAGAGTAAAGACTTATGAGGCAATTGTAAAAGGTGAGAATATTCCAGAACCGGGTATTCCTGAATCATTCAAGGTTTTGGTGAAAGAGCTTCAGAGCTTGTGCCTTGATGTAAAACTCCTGTCAGAAGATAATAAAGAGATTGAACTTAAAGAGTCTATAGATGAAGACGAACAGCCACAAGGTCTTGGTGCATTTGAGCGAGGACTTGAGGAAGTTGAGAATGGCGAAGAAGATGATGATAAAGAGAAATTCTATGAAGATTTAATGGATGCAAGCCAAGAACAAGATGAGAGTGCAGATGACGATATCGATGAGTAA
- the rpoC gene encoding DNA-directed RNA polymerase subunit beta': MDLFNFDAIKISLASPEKIREWSRGEVKKPETINYRTLKPEKDGLFCEKIFGPTKDWECHCGKYKKVKYKGVVCDKCGVEVTKSKVRRERMGHIELAAPVSHIWYFKGVPSRMGLILDMTPRNLEKVLYFAAYVVIDPGDVPNLEKKQILSEKEYRELKEKYGDRFRAGMGAEAIKELLKEIDLDKLSQELRQELETATGQKKLKIIKRLEVVEAFRKSGNRPEWMILDVIPVIPPELRPMVQLDGGRFATSDLNDLYRRVINRNNRLKKLMELGAPDIIIRNEKRMLQEAVDALIDNGRRGRPVTGPGNRPLKSLSDMLKGKQGRFRQNLLGKRVDYSGRSVIVVGPELKIYQCGLPKEMALELFKPFVMKKLVEKGICNNIKNAKKAVERQRSEVWDILEEVIKDHPVLLNRAPTLHRLGIQAFEPVLVEGRAIRLHPLVCTAYNADFDGDQMAVHVPLSAEAQAEARFLMLSANNLLKPADGKPIVVPTQDMVLGIYYLTLEKKGDKGEGKIFSSEDEALLAYEHKVVGLHARIKVRRTIEKDGEVVSGIVETTPGKIILNQVIPQDLGFVDRSKKENLLKYEIDTLVDKKMLGKIIDRCIKVYGTTRTAEILDEIKELGFRFSTRGAITISVSDMVIPEVKQKLIAEAEQKVENIEKLYRHGLISDEERYEQVISIWNETKDKLTEELIQNLDEFNPIFMMASSGARGSKNQISQLAGMRGLMANPSGKTIEMPIKSNFREGLNVIEFFISTHGARKGLADTALRTADSGYLTRRLVDVAQDIIVREEDCGTEKGIEVSEIRDGTEVIETLEERIIGRYAAKDIINEKTGEVIVKRNELITEEIAKKIVDAGEKSVYVRSVLECKTRYGVCTKCYGLDLGTGQPVNVGEAVGIIAAQAIGEPGTQLTMRTFHTGGIAGQDITQGLPRVEELFEARKPKGVAIISEIEGYVSIKEDKKRTITVRNDNGEERTYEVPYGARLKVNDGDYVKAGDELTEGSINPHDLLRIKGPRGVQSYLLAEVQKVYKMQGVDINDKHIEIIIRQMMKKVKIEDPGDTELLPGDIVEIYRFEEENDRAIAEGKRPALGRRVLLGITKAALSTESFLSAASFQETTRVLTDAAIKGKVDPLIGLKENVIIGKLIPAGTGMAKYRNIIVEEKA; the protein is encoded by the coding sequence ATGGATTTGTTCAATTTTGATGCCATAAAGATTAGCCTTGCTTCTCCAGAAAAGATTAGAGAGTGGTCACGCGGAGAGGTCAAAAAACCTGAAACTATAAACTATAGAACATTAAAGCCAGAAAAGGATGGACTTTTTTGTGAAAAAATCTTTGGTCCGACAAAAGACTGGGAGTGTCATTGTGGAAAATACAAAAAGGTAAAATACAAAGGTGTTGTTTGTGACAAATGCGGTGTTGAGGTGACAAAATCAAAGGTAAGACGTGAGAGAATGGGGCACATTGAGCTTGCTGCCCCTGTTTCTCACATCTGGTATTTCAAAGGTGTTCCAAGCCGCATGGGTCTTATACTTGATATGACCCCAAGAAACTTGGAAAAGGTTTTATACTTTGCGGCATATGTTGTCATTGACCCCGGCGATGTGCCAAACTTAGAGAAAAAACAAATACTATCTGAAAAGGAATACAGGGAGCTAAAAGAAAAGTATGGCGACAGATTCAGGGCTGGAATGGGAGCAGAGGCTATAAAAGAGCTTTTGAAAGAGATAGATTTAGACAAGCTTTCTCAAGAGCTACGACAAGAGCTTGAGACAGCAACAGGTCAAAAGAAGCTAAAAATAATAAAAAGGCTTGAAGTTGTCGAGGCATTCAGAAAATCAGGAAACAGACCTGAGTGGATGATATTAGATGTAATACCTGTTATCCCACCTGAACTTCGTCCAATGGTCCAGCTCGATGGAGGGAGATTTGCAACATCTGATTTGAATGATCTGTACAGAAGAGTTATAAATAGGAACAACCGTTTGAAAAAGTTAATGGAGTTAGGCGCACCTGACATAATTATCAGAAACGAAAAGAGAATGTTACAAGAAGCAGTTGATGCACTTATTGACAATGGTAGGCGTGGAAGACCTGTAACAGGTCCTGGAAACAGGCCTTTGAAGTCACTCTCTGATATGCTAAAAGGCAAACAGGGAAGGTTCAGACAGAATCTTTTAGGAAAACGTGTTGACTATTCAGGTCGTTCTGTTATAGTTGTTGGACCTGAGCTAAAGATTTATCAGTGTGGTCTTCCAAAAGAAATGGCACTTGAGCTTTTCAAGCCATTCGTAATGAAAAAACTTGTTGAAAAGGGAATATGTAACAATATAAAAAATGCTAAAAAAGCAGTCGAAAGACAAAGAAGTGAGGTATGGGACATATTAGAAGAGGTCATAAAAGACCATCCAGTTTTGTTAAACAGAGCTCCAACCTTGCACAGACTTGGAATTCAGGCATTTGAACCAGTTCTTGTTGAAGGAAGAGCTATAAGGCTTCATCCTCTTGTATGTACAGCATACAATGCAGACTTTGACGGTGACCAGATGGCAGTACATGTTCCACTTTCTGCAGAGGCACAAGCTGAGGCAAGGTTTTTGATGCTCTCTGCGAATAATTTACTTAAACCTGCTGATGGAAAGCCTATTGTAGTTCCAACGCAGGATATGGTTTTGGGAATCTATTATCTAACGCTTGAGAAAAAAGGAGATAAAGGTGAAGGAAAGATATTCTCCTCAGAGGATGAGGCACTGCTTGCATATGAGCACAAAGTAGTTGGACTTCATGCAAGAATTAAGGTGAGAAGGACAATTGAAAAAGATGGAGAAGTGGTTTCAGGTATTGTTGAGACAACACCGGGTAAGATTATACTAAATCAGGTAATACCACAGGATTTAGGTTTTGTTGATAGGAGCAAAAAAGAGAACTTGCTAAAGTATGAGATAGACACTCTTGTTGACAAGAAGATGCTGGGTAAAATTATTGATAGATGTATCAAGGTGTATGGGACGACAAGGACAGCAGAGATATTAGATGAGATAAAAGAACTTGGATTTAGATTTTCCACAAGAGGAGCAATTACAATCTCAGTTTCAGATATGGTAATTCCAGAGGTAAAACAAAAACTCATAGCAGAGGCAGAACAAAAGGTTGAGAATATTGAAAAGCTATACAGACATGGTTTGATTTCAGATGAAGAAAGATATGAACAGGTAATTTCTATTTGGAACGAGACAAAAGACAAGCTCACAGAAGAACTTATCCAAAATCTCGATGAGTTTAACCCAATATTCATGATGGCAAGCTCAGGTGCACGAGGTTCCAAGAACCAGATAAGCCAGCTTGCAGGTATGCGTGGACTTATGGCAAACCCGTCTGGAAAAACAATAGAGATGCCTATAAAGTCAAACTTTAGAGAAGGCTTAAATGTAATAGAGTTCTTTATCTCTACGCACGGTGCGAGAAAAGGCTTAGCAGACACAGCACTGAGAACTGCAGACTCGGGTTACTTGACAAGAAGGCTTGTTGATGTTGCTCAGGATATAATTGTTCGGGAAGAGGATTGTGGAACAGAAAAGGGTATCGAGGTTAGTGAGATAAGAGATGGAACAGAAGTAATAGAAACACTTGAAGAAAGGATCATAGGAAGGTATGCTGCAAAGGATATTATAAATGAAAAAACAGGTGAGGTAATAGTCAAGAGAAATGAACTTATCACAGAAGAAATTGCAAAAAAAATAGTAGATGCTGGCGAAAAGAGTGTTTATGTAAGGTCAGTGCTTGAGTGCAAGACACGGTATGGAGTTTGTACAAAATGTTATGGACTTGACCTTGGTACAGGTCAGCCAGTAAACGTAGGTGAAGCAGTTGGAATAATTGCTGCACAGGCAATAGGTGAGCCTGGAACACAGCTTACAATGAGAACATTCCACACAGGTGGTATTGCAGGACAGGACATCACACAAGGTTTGCCAAGGGTTGAAGAACTATTTGAGGCAAGAAAACCTAAGGGCGTTGCAATAATTTCTGAGATAGAAGGGTATGTCTCTATCAAGGAGGACAAGAAGAGGACAATCACTGTTCGAAATGACAATGGTGAGGAGAGGACGTACGAAGTACCTTACGGAGCGCGATTAAAAGTAAATGATGGAGACTATGTCAAAGCAGGGGATGAGCTAACAGAAGGTTCGATCAATCCACATGATCTTTTGAGGATAAAAGGTCCAAGAGGTGTTCAAAGCTACCTTTTGGCTGAGGTTCAGAAGGTTTACAAAATGCAGGGTGTTGATATAAACGACAAGCATATAGAGATAATAATCAGGCAGATGATGAAGAAGGTCAAGATAGAAGACCCAGGAGATACAGAACTTTTGCCAGGCGACATTGTAGAGATATACAGGTTTGAAGAAGAAAACGACAGAGCGATAGCAGAAGGCAAACGTCCTGCGCTTGGAAGAAGGGTGCTTCTTGGTATAACAAAAGCAGCACTCTCTACAGAATCGTTCTTGTCGGCTGCGTCTTTCCAAGAGACTACAAGAGTTCTGACAGATGCAGCAATTAAAGGTAAGGTTGACCCACTGATTGGTCTTAAAGAGAATGTCATTATAGGTAAGCTTATTCCAGCTGGGACAGGTATGGCAAAGTATAGAAATATTATAGTGGAAGAGAAAGCATAA
- a CDS encoding IS481-like element ISCsa6 family transposase, with amino-acid sequence MNIISYHELRKISPQKARELVRKVFESNNKNVSKTAKILGVSRHTVRRAVYGPLEDKSKKPKSSPKKLSSELENFIVEESKKTGFRYRRLSFYLLRKYGIKISENTIKSILRRNSVARKTKRTKKGERSLYDYETLIPFSEFQLDTKHLLDKESLPKEVYEHMKRYNLPCYEWNIIDVATRTRFTAYSYELSSAFGFMFISLVALWLRTHNVRNIIKIRLDNGAEFCGGSERKLKQWNEMLSFLGVELNPIPPKAKHLMGIIENSHRADDEYFLMIHAERCKTKDEFIQRAQKWQDTWNFFRPHNGKGMNGRTPFEKFIASKSLVSSHIFQFPTLLLEDIMKKVGTFYSLFCNKFGGKYVFTTYRLKQGFFEVSQGACLKLSF; translated from the coding sequence ATGAATATTATATCATACCACGAACTAAGAAAAATATCCCCTCAAAAAGCTAGAGAATTAGTTCGAAAAGTCTTTGAATCAAATAACAAAAACGTATCAAAAACTGCTAAAATATTAGGTGTATCAAGACATACCGTAAGAAGAGCTGTCTACGGTCCTCTTGAAGATAAATCAAAAAAACCTAAATCTTCTCCCAAAAAGCTTTCTTCTGAACTCGAAAATTTTATTGTCGAAGAGTCTAAAAAAACTGGTTTTAGATATAGACGTTTGTCTTTTTATCTTCTCAGAAAATATGGTATCAAAATAAGTGAAAACACAATAAAGTCAATTCTTAGAAGAAACTCTGTAGCTCGAAAAACAAAAAGAACAAAAAAAGGTGAAAGAAGTCTATACGATTATGAAACTCTTATCCCATTTTCTGAATTTCAGCTTGATACAAAACATCTTTTAGACAAAGAAAGTCTTCCCAAGGAGGTATATGAACATATGAAAAGATACAATTTGCCTTGCTATGAGTGGAACATAATAGATGTTGCAACAAGAACAAGATTTACAGCCTATTCTTACGAACTTTCATCCGCTTTTGGATTTATGTTCATATCCTTAGTTGCATTATGGTTAAGAACTCATAATGTAAGAAATATAATAAAGATCCGATTAGACAATGGAGCAGAATTTTGTGGAGGAAGCGAAAGAAAGTTAAAGCAGTGGAATGAGATGCTGTCATTTTTGGGTGTAGAACTAAATCCTATTCCACCAAAAGCAAAGCATTTAATGGGTATAATTGAAAATTCACATAGAGCTGATGATGAGTATTTTTTAATGATTCATGCTGAAAGATGTAAAACAAAAGATGAATTTATTCAAAGAGCCCAGAAATGGCAAGATACATGGAACTTTTTCAGACCTCATAATGGTAAAGGAATGAACGGGAGGACACCATTCGAAAAATTCATAGCTTCAAAATCTCTGGTCTCCTCCCATATATTTCAATTTCCTACATTACTTCTTGAGGATATTATGAAAAAAGTAGGCACCTTCTATTCTCTGTTCTGTAATAAATTTGGTGGTAAATATGTCTTCACCACGTACCGTTTAAAACAAGGTTTTTTTGAAGTTTCACAAGGGGCATGCCTTAAGCTTTCTTTTTAA
- a CDS encoding L7Ae/L30e/S12e/Gadd45 family ribosomal protein, with product MSSDIEALKTSPKTVGARQTAQAIQKGKAKVVFVAKDSDEWVVRDIIDMCKQKGIKLVFVDSKKELGKICGISVAASSAAIIE from the coding sequence TTGTCATCAGACATAGAAGCTTTAAAAACTTCTCCTAAGACTGTAGGAGCGCGCCAAACTGCCCAAGCTATCCAGAAAGGGAAAGCCAAGGTAGTTTTTGTTGCAAAAGATAGCGACGAATGGGTAGTGAGGGATATTATAGATATGTGCAAACAAAAGGGTATAAAACTTGTCTTTGTTGATTCTAAAAAGGAACTTGGCAAGATTTGTGGTATAAGTGTGGCAGCATCATCTGCCGCAATAATTGAATAA
- the rpsL gene encoding 30S ribosomal protein S12 translates to MPTINQLVRFGREKKVEKSKAPALQKGFNSLKKKYYDISCPQRRGVCTVVKTVTPKKPNSALRKVARVRLTNGVEVTAYIPGIGHNLQEHSVVLVRGGRVKDLPGVRYHIVRGTLDCAGVANRRQGRSKYGAKRPKQQAAGAAKK, encoded by the coding sequence ATGCCGACAATAAACCAGCTTGTAAGATTCGGACGAGAGAAGAAGGTTGAAAAGTCAAAAGCACCAGCACTCCAAAAAGGTTTTAATTCACTAAAAAAGAAATACTACGACATAAGCTGCCCACAAAGAAGAGGAGTTTGCACAGTTGTTAAGACTGTTACACCTAAAAAGCCAAACTCTGCTTTGAGAAAGGTAGCGAGAGTCAGACTTACAAATGGTGTTGAAGTGACAGCTTACATTCCTGGTATTGGCCATAACTTGCAAGAGCACTCTGTTGTGTTGGTAAGAGGTGGAAGAGTCAAAGACTTACCAGGTGTCAGGTACCATATTGTAAGAGGTACACTGGACTGTGCTGGTGTTGCTAACAGAAGACAGGGCCGCTCTAAATACGGGGCAAAAAGGCCAAAACAACAGGCAGCAGGCGCTGCAAAGAAATAA
- the rpsG gene encoding 30S ribosomal protein S7 produces MPRKGPVKKREILPDPVYNDKVVAKLINKVMYDGKKSIAQKIVYGAFDIVREKTGKDPLEVLEAALNNVMPVLEVRPRRVGGATYQIPIEVSPDRRLSLGIRWLVEYARERKDKRTMKEKLAAEIMDAANNTGGAVKKKEDTHRMAEANRAFAHYRW; encoded by the coding sequence TTGCCAAGAAAGGGGCCAGTTAAGAAAAGAGAGATATTGCCAGATCCGGTCTACAATGATAAGGTTGTAGCAAAGCTTATAAACAAAGTGATGTATGATGGGAAAAAGTCCATTGCACAAAAAATAGTATATGGTGCATTTGATATAGTAAGAGAAAAGACTGGTAAAGATCCACTTGAAGTTTTAGAAGCAGCACTTAACAATGTGATGCCAGTGTTGGAAGTAAGACCAAGAAGAGTTGGTGGTGCAACATACCAGATTCCAATTGAAGTTTCACCTGATAGAAGACTTTCGCTTGGTATTAGATGGCTTGTTGAGTATGCAAGAGAAAGAAAAGATAAAAGAACGATGAAAGAAAAACTGGCAGCAGAGATTATGGATGCAGCAAACAACACAGGCGGTGCAGTTAAGAAGAAAGAAGATACACATAGAATGGCAGAAGCAAATAGAGCATTTGCACATTATAGATGGTAA